The genomic interval CATCCCGGACTTCCGCCCGGGCGACACGGTCCGCGTCCACGTCAAGGTGGTCGAGGGCGAGAAGGAGCGCATCCAGGTGTTCGAGGGCGCCGTCCTGCGTCGCAGCAACGGCGGCAACCGGGAGACGTTCACCGTGCGCAAGGTGTCGTACAGCGTGGGCGTCGAGCGCACCTTCCCGATCCACTCGCCGCGCATCGACCGCATCGAGGTCACGACGCGCGGTCGCGTGCGTCGCGCCAAGCTCTACTACCTGCGCGAGCGCGCCGGTAAGGCGGCCCGCATCAAGGAGGAAGGGCTCAATCGGTGAGCCCTGACCGCGGACCGACGCCGGCCGCGGTTGGAGAACAGCCCGGCGAGCGCTTCAAACACGAGATCGCCGCCGACGTCGCGATCAGCGGGCGCATCACGTTTCCGGGCAATGCACGCATCGATGGACGCTTGACGGGCGAGGTGCGCGCCGACGCCCTGCTCGTCGTCGGACCGAGCGCGGTGCTGCGCGCCAACGTGCGCGCGCAGCAGCTCGTCGTCTACGGCACCATCGAGGGACACGTGCGGCAGACCGAGAGCGTCGAGCTCAAGCCGGGCTGCCGTTTGATCGGCGATCTCGAGGCGCGCCGCGTGGTGGTGCACGCGGGCGCCCTGTTCGAGGGCCACTGCGCGATCGGCAAGCGCCCGCCCGCGACGGCGACGCCGCAGCGCGAGGCCGACGTCAAGCACTAGGCCCGAGCGAGCTCTCGGCGTCGCTCGGCTTCTCGTCCACCGGGAAGACGTGGCACGCGACGGCGTGCCGCTCGCTCCCGACCAGCAGCGGGCGCTCGCGCCGGCAGCGCTCCTCGGCGAACGGGCAGCGCGGGTGGAACGCGCAGCCCGGCGGCGGCGCGATCGGGCTCGGCACGTCGCCCTTCACCTCGGCGCGCACCGCGCGCCGCTCGGGATCGGGCTCCGGAACCGCGGCGAGCAACGCGCGCGTGTACGGATGGTGCGGCGCCGCGAGGATCCGCTCGGTCGCGCCGATCTCGACGATCCGCCCGAGGTACATCACGGCGATGCGATGGCTCAGGTGCGCGACCACGCGCAGGTCGTGCGCGACGAAGAAGTAGGCGAGCCCGTGCTTCGCCTGCAGATCCGCGAGCAGATTGATCACCTGCGCCTGCACCGAGACGTCGAGCGCCGACACCGGCTCGTCGCAGACGAGAAAGCGCGGCCCCACCGCGAGCGCGCGCGCGATGCCGATCCGCTGCCGCTGTCCGCCGCTGAACTCGTGCGGGTAGCGCTCGGCGTGCTCGGGACGTAGCCCGACCTCGCCGAGCAGACGCTCGACCATCTCGCGCTTCGCGCGCCCGCGCGCGAGCCCGTGGATCTCGATGCCCTCGGCGATGATCGCGCCGACCTTCATGCGCGGGTCGAGCGAGCCGTACGGATCCTGGAAGACGATCTGCATCTCGCGGCGCAGGCGGCGGAGCTCGCGCGCGGAAAGCCCGGCGAGCGAGCGGCCGTCGAAGATCACCTCGCCCGACGTCGGCTCGATGAGCCGCAGGAGCAGGCGACCGAGGGTCGACTTGCCGCAGCCCGACTCGCCGACGACGCCGAGGGTCTCGCCCGGGTAGACCTCGAGGCTCACGTCCTCGACCGCGCGCACGACGTCCTTGCCGGCGCGGAAGAAGCTGCCGCCGACGCGGAAGTGCTTGACGAGGTTGCGCGCCTCGACGAGCGGCCGACGCGCGCTCGTGGTCTCGCTCACGCCGGCGCCTCCGCGGTGGGCTCCAGGGTCGGATGAAAGCACGCGACGCTGCGCCCCGGCGCGATCGTCTCGAGCCTTGGATCTTCCGCCGCGCAGCGCGCGCTCGCGCGCGGGCAGCGATCGCGGAAGCGGCAGCCCGACGGCAGGTTCAGCAGCTCGGGAACGCGCCCGGGGATCGCCATCAAGCGCTCGGCGCGGTGCTCGAGGCGCGGCAGCGACGCGAGCAGCAGCCCGGTGTACGGATGCGCGGGCGCCGCGAACAGCTCCCGCACAGGCGCGCGCTCGACGATCCGCCCGGCGTACATGATCGCCACCGCGTCGGCCTCGGCGGCGACCACGCCGAGGTCGTGCGTGATCAGCAGCAGGCTCATGCCGAGCCGCTCCTTCAAGCCGCGCAGCAGATCGAGAATCTGCGCCTGGATCGTGACGTCGAGCGCCGTCGTCGGCTCGTCGGCGATCAGGAGCGCCGGCTCGCACGCGATCGCCATCGCGATCATCACCCGCTGGCGCATGCCGCCCGAGAGCTGGTGCGGGTAGGAGCGCGCGCGCCGCTCGGCGTCCGGGATCTCGACCATCTGCATGAGCTCGACGGCGCGCCGCCAGGCGTCCTTGCGCGACATCCGCCGCTGCACCCGCAGCACCTCCGCCACCTGCGAGCCGACGGTGAACACCGGGTTCAGCGAGGTCATCGGCTCCTGGAAGATCATGCCGATGCGCCCGCCGCGGACCTCGCGCATCGCGCTCTCGTCGAGCGCGAGCAGATCGACGCCGTCGAAGCGGATGACGCCCGAGCGGATGCGCGCGTTCGCGTCGAGCAGGCGCATGATCGCGAGCGAGGTGACGCTCTTGCCGCTGCCGGACTCGCCGACCAGCCCGAGCGTCCGCCCGCGCTCGATCGACAGATCGACGCCGTCGACCGCGCGCACGGTGCCGCGCGGCGTAGCGAACTCGACGACGAGGTCGCGCACCTCGAGCAGCGGTCCCGTCGCTGCCGTGGCCGCCGCCGGCGCGCTCATGCGCCGCGCTCCGCGCGCGGGTCGAGCCAGTCGCGCAGCTGGTCGCCGAGGAAGTTGAACGCCATCGTGGTCACCGCGATGCAGACGCCGGGCGCGAGGATCCACGGGTACTTGTCGAGGTTCGCGAGGTTGTTCGCGTCCTTCAGCAGCGATCCCCAGCTCGTGCTCGGCTCCTGGATGCCGAGCCCGAGCAGCGACAGCGCGCTCTCGCCGAGGATGAAGCCCGGGATCGCGAGCGTCGCCGCGACGATGGTGTAGCCGAGCGTCGCCGGCACGACGTGACGCAGCATCGTGCGCACACGTCCGGCGCCGAGCGCGCGCGCCGCCTGCACGTACTCGAGCTCGCGGATCGAGGTCACCATGCCGCGGATGACGCGCGCGAAGCCCGCCCAGCGGATGAAGCTCATCAGCACGACGATCAGCAGGAAGGTCTGCGCGGACGAGAGCCCGGGTGGGATGACGGCGGCGAGCGCGAGCAGGAAGTAGAACGCCGGCAGCGACATCATCACCTCGCACAGCCGCATGAGCAGGTTGTCGACCTGTCCTCCGACGTAGCCCGCGACCACGCCGACGATGGTCCCGATGCCGAGGCTGATCAGCACGCCGATCACGCCGATCGAGAGGCTGATCCGCGAGCCCCACACGAGGCGCGAGAACAGATCGCGCCCGAGCGCGTCGCTGCCGAGCAGGAAGAGCGGCACGCGCGGATCCGCCGACTGGAAGAGGTGACCGCCGGTGAAGAAGCGCACCGGCACACGCACCGCGCGGTCGACCTCGTAGCGACGCCGGAGGCTGTCGACCATGCGCTGCGGGTGGAAGTACAGGACCCCCTCCGTGCCCCACTCCGACGGCGCGTAGAAATGGAGCCGCATCGGCGGCGCGTTCGGTGAGCGACGGTGCTGGCGTCCCGGCTCGTAGGGCGCGACCCACGGCGCGAGCGCCGCGGTCGCGTAGAGGAAGAGCAGGATCGCGCCGCTGAGGCCGATGCGCAGCCGCGAGCGCCGCGCGGGACGCGGCGTCGCGGCGAGCAGCTCGCCCTCGAGCCCGCCGCCGGGCTCGATCACCGCGGCCGGCTTGACGCGCGGCTCGCTCATCCCGCCGTCCTCGATCCGCTCAGGTCGATGCGCGGGTCGGACAGCGCGAGCGCGAGGTCGGCGAGCAGGTTGCCGATCAGCAGCAGCAGCGAGCCCATCAGCACGGATCCCATGACCAGGTAGAGGTCGAGCGCGAGCACGGCCTCGAGCATCAGCGAGCCGAGCCCCTGCAGGTTCATCACGGCCTCGACGAGCGCGGCGCCGCCGAGCAGCGTGCCGAGCTCGTAGCCCGCGAGCGTGATGAACGGGTTCATCGCGTTGCGCAGCACGTGCTTGAACAGCACCGTCCGCTCGGCGAGGCCCTTGGCGCGCGCGGTGCGCACGAAGTCGGCGCGCTGCAGGTCGAGGATCGCGCCGCGCATGAGCCGCATCAGGCTCGCCATGCCGCTGGTCGCGAGCACGATCGTCGGCAGGATGAGGTGGTGCAGCCGGTCGACGATCTTCCCCCAGGTGTCGAGGTGCTCGTAGTCGAAGGACACTGTGCCGC from Candidatus Binatia bacterium carries:
- a CDS encoding ABC transporter permease; this encodes MGLFLLRRLVQMVPLLLGITFLSFLIVDLAPGDFFSTLALNPAISPEAIEEMKRSFGYGEPLLKRYLAWLWQVLHGDFGLSVAHRVGVLTLIGERVGNTLILSVSALIVTWVVAIPLGVIVAVRRGRFSDRFLSLLAFLGMSLPNFFLAFLLLRLALLTGWFPVGGTVSFDYEHLDTWGKIVDRLHHLILPTIVLATSGMASLMRLMRGAILDLQRADFVRTARAKGLAERTVLFKHVLRNAMNPFITLAGYELGTLLGGAALVEAVMNLQGLGSLMLEAVLALDLYLVMGSVLMGSLLLLIGNLLADLALALSDPRIDLSGSRTAG
- a CDS encoding ABC transporter ATP-binding protein; protein product: MSETTSARRPLVEARNLVKHFRVGGSFFRAGKDVVRAVEDVSLEVYPGETLGVVGESGCGKSTLGRLLLRLIEPTSGEVIFDGRSLAGLSARELRRLRREMQIVFQDPYGSLDPRMKVGAIIAEGIEIHGLARGRAKREMVERLLGEVGLRPEHAERYPHEFSGGQRQRIGIARALAVGPRFLVCDEPVSALDVSVQAQVINLLADLQAKHGLAYFFVAHDLRVVAHLSHRIAVMYLGRIVEIGATERILAAPHHPYTRALLAAVPEPDPERRAVRAEVKGDVPSPIAPPPGCAFHPRCPFAEERCRRERPLLVGSERHAVACHVFPVDEKPSDAESSLGPSA
- a CDS encoding ABC transporter ATP-binding protein — encoded protein: MSAPAAATAATGPLLEVRDLVVEFATPRGTVRAVDGVDLSIERGRTLGLVGESGSGKSVTSLAIMRLLDANARIRSGVIRFDGVDLLALDESAMREVRGGRIGMIFQEPMTSLNPVFTVGSQVAEVLRVQRRMSRKDAWRRAVELMQMVEIPDAERRARSYPHQLSGGMRQRVMIAMAIACEPALLIADEPTTALDVTIQAQILDLLRGLKERLGMSLLLITHDLGVVAAEADAVAIMYAGRIVERAPVRELFAAPAHPYTGLLLASLPRLEHRAERLMAIPGRVPELLNLPSGCRFRDRCPRASARCAAEDPRLETIAPGRSVACFHPTLEPTAEAPA
- the rplS gene encoding 50S ribosomal protein L19, whose amino-acid sequence is MNVIDAIEREQLRTDIPDFRPGDTVRVHVKVVEGEKERIQVFEGAVLRRSNGGNRETFTVRKVSYSVGVERTFPIHSPRIDRIEVTTRGRVRRAKLYYLRERAGKAARIKEEGLNR
- a CDS encoding polymer-forming cytoskeletal protein; amino-acid sequence: MSPDRGPTPAAVGEQPGERFKHEIAADVAISGRITFPGNARIDGRLTGEVRADALLVVGPSAVLRANVRAQQLVVYGTIEGHVRQTESVELKPGCRLIGDLEARRVVVHAGALFEGHCAIGKRPPATATPQREADVKH
- a CDS encoding ABC transporter permease; its protein translation is MSEPRVKPAAVIEPGGGLEGELLAATPRPARRSRLRIGLSGAILLFLYATAALAPWVAPYEPGRQHRRSPNAPPMRLHFYAPSEWGTEGVLYFHPQRMVDSLRRRYEVDRAVRVPVRFFTGGHLFQSADPRVPLFLLGSDALGRDLFSRLVWGSRISLSIGVIGVLISLGIGTIVGVVAGYVGGQVDNLLMRLCEVMMSLPAFYFLLALAAVIPPGLSSAQTFLLIVVLMSFIRWAGFARVIRGMVTSIRELEYVQAARALGAGRVRTMLRHVVPATLGYTIVAATLAIPGFILGESALSLLGLGIQEPSTSWGSLLKDANNLANLDKYPWILAPGVCIAVTTMAFNFLGDQLRDWLDPRAERGA